CCGATGGGTACCGTAGGCCAGGGTATCATAGCCAAGGAGGGGAAAGTTGCTTATCCCGACACCAGAATCCCCCAAATCCTCCCCTTCTTGCATCTCAAATGCCCTGCAAAGGGTGGTCTCATGCCTACCCTCTGAACTGTCTACCAATAAACCTGGGAGCACTTTGGGGCAGTGCCCGCCTGCCGCTGTGCCAGACCTGGCAGGCAGAGAGAACGGCGGTTCAGCTCTTAGGCCTCCGTAAGAAACCCAGACGTCTCGGCTGGGAGAGACCAACCCTGGCTGTCCCAGGACAAAGCTGGCACCAGTCTCCCGTGGCTGAGACAGGAGGGAGTTGCTGGGCTCCTACAGCAGGGGCTGTGCTCGTCAACCGCTGGGCGCCCTGCAGCCATACCTGAGGGCAGGGTCCGcccctgcctccagcagcaggcaCACAGCCGCAGCCTTCCCGGCCCGTGCTGCCACATGAAGCAGGGTGCAGCCGCGCTCATCCACGGGCTGGTTGAGCAGGGAGCGGGGCATATCCAGGGGCTGTGCGCCTTCCCCATCCTCGCTGTCCCCCGGCAGGCCCCCGCTCTCTGGCACACGCAGGAGGTGCCGCAGCGTCCCCACATCCCCCGTTTTGCAGGCGGTGAACAGGGCATCGCGGAGCTGGGTCTGAGGGTCTCCTATGAGGGAAGAACAGAAGGGGAGTCTGATGGCTCCCTGGGCAGAGTGGTGCTCTGGTCTGACTAGGAAACACACAGAGCGCAGTTAAAGCATCATCCTGCTAGCTGGATTTGGGCACTGCAGGATCTCCAGCACCTTCAGAGTCTGTTACAATGTGCCATGGCGTTGCTGGGCACTGTTGGCAACAGCCGAGCCCTCTCCTGAGATGAGGCCCACTCCAATCCCCCCCAACACACCTAGCTTAGCCaggtgctgcctgccccccACTTCAGAGGTCTGAACACATGGCTCACTTGAAGGCAAGTGGCTGCACTACAGCCATCCCACACCCAGCTGCTCTGGGCATGTGCATGACAACGTGCTCTTCACCCCACCACAAAGCCACCAGCAAATGGTGATCACTGGGACATCCACCCGGCCCAGCTCCTGACCCCACTTACCGCCATCGCCCCAAGGAaggggctcagccccagcctccccTTGCAGCTCCGTCACCAGCTCCACGCCAGGCTGCCCACCCTGGGTACCATGGCATCCCGTCTCTTCAGCACGGGGCCCTGCACAGGGAGCACATGGTGAAGAAGAAGGCCAAGGCCAGCCTGCACCCCAGCCATGGCAGTCCCTTCCCTGATGCCTTCCTACACTGTCCGCCACCACTTCTTCCCCCTCACCTTTCTCCACCTTCTtgtccctcttcttcctccttttgcaGTTTCGCTTGGGCATCACTTCGAACTCCCGGAGGTCCAAGGTCCCCAGTGTCACTTCCACAGTCTCCAGTTCCCCTGCAgggctttcctcctcctcttcctcctcctcctctggggCTGAGGCGGGTGATAAGACAGGGGCTGAGGCCCCACACACAGCACGAATGACTCGGGGCTCTCAGCCAAGCACAccctgcccttctcctgcccaCCCCCACTGTGGTGCCAGGCCCTGTCACAGGGCTGCAAATCTGGTCCCGCGCCATAACACCAGACCCCCCCTGCTTGCTCCATGGCTCAACTCACCACTTGTGTCCTCCTGCGGGGGATCCATCTCTGCTTTCCGCTGCCTCTTCTGCCAGCCCTTCCGGGGAGACCCAGTGATGTCCTCCAGTGGTGTGTCCTTCCCTGGGCAGCAAGGGTGCTCCTGTCATTGCCTGGGGACAGGGAACGCCCCACGTCTCCAGGAACTGAGGGTTGGAGAGCTGGCACCTCAACTTCATAGGGCAGCATCCCCTAACACACATGGGATTACACGAGGGACCGCATCACCCCACCTGCTCTGACCCACAGGCACTGCGGTGCCAGGGCTGGGCCGACTCACCATACACCTGCAGGCTGGCCAGCATGGCGTGGACTCGCAGCACTTCTCGCAGGGTGGCCCTGCGGGTGCTGAGGGGGATATGGCAGATGCGAGGGTCACCCCGGGTGAGGGGCGGGTTCCTGCCGCCAAAGAGCAGCGCACGGTTGTGGCGCGGGGCCCGGAGGAAGATGCGCTGAGCTTCCTTCAGGTGCTGggcccaggctgccagcaggtCCTGAATAtcctggggagaaaggggaagcACCACGGGGTCCTGAGCGCACCATGCGGGCACAGGCAGGTCCGGAGCAGGGCCAGACCCAGGACAGAACAGCCTCAATTGGGCCCTGATCCCCTTCCGGAGCTCACACCCCACCCATGCCCTCCAGCAGCAGTATGGTCCCACCCCATGGAGCCAGCCACAACCACGTTTCCCTGCCGAGAGCCCAGTGCTGCGGTCCAGCCCCACCTTGAGCAGCGCGGCCTCGTTGTAACGCCGCAGGGAGGCTCCGGCTGACCTGGGTGCCGACCCTGGGGTCTGGGCGTCCCGTAGGCCCTGGGCTGTGCCCCGCCGGGCTCGCACCGTGTAGCGGTGGAAGGTCTTGTGCTCCTGCACCTGGGGGCTGCAGAGAGGGGCAGGCATGAGCAACAGGGCCCCACGCATGGAGAGAAGGTGAGTGGATGCTTCTGGGACCCCAGAGGGCTTGTGGCTTGCCCCTGGGGCCCTAAAAATTAATACTTCTCTTGCAGCACAACTGGGCTTAGCCAACTCTCACACAAAGACTAGGAGCTGCGGGTGCCCAGGGTGTGATAAGCACTGCAATGGAGGAGTAGGGAGGGGATGTCCATCCAATGCCTAGCCCCATTTGTCCTTGCCCAGAGTGGTGACCCCAGCtctgtccccctgtactcacCCCCGGAACACAGCTCCTGCGAAGTGCCCGCCGCCCATCATCAGCACAACCCAGCACGTGCTTGCACCGAGGCTCTGCAGTGACGCCATCAGCTCCGCTGGCTCCTCACTGCCACCCTGAGACACAGACACCCCTGCTAGCAGCCACAGGATCACCTTGTTACCTCTTGCTGTCCCCTGGGACAGAGATCAGCCCCTCTGCTGGCACCAGAAGCAGGCTTCTGGGAGCACCCCAGAGCCAAAAACCAGGCCACCAGCAAGCCTGGGGCTCTGACCTGGCACCAGAGACCACCCCTCCCATCGTGGGACAGGAGGGACTGTCAGGCAGATGTCTACACCCCAGTGCCACCTGCCTTCTCTGGGGTCCCTCTCCCAAGAAGCTGGGCTGCGACTTGCCTTCCCAGTGCCCAGCACGCAGCGGTAGATGGAGATGAGCTGACCCTTCGCATTGCGGAGCAGCACCTTGTGGGAGCGGGGGACTGGGGGGTCCCAGGGCTGTCACTGGCAGAGGGAAGCAACTCTGACTCACTGCTTGCATCAGAGCTCTCTGAATCGGACCCTGAGATGCTGGAAACGTCacctgcaagagaaagaaaatggagcagGGCAAACATTAACCACCAGCTTCCCCAAAACTTTGCAGGTGGCTCCAAGGGCCGGCCCACAACCCCAGAAATGTCCTGTCCAATACCCTACATATCACAAGGGGGTTGTGGGCTGGGGAGATAGGCGCTTGGGACTCTGGATCCCCAGGTATGCATAGACATGGCTCAGGTAGAACACTTCCTTCTCCCTATAACAAGTCAGCAGGGCTCAGGAGCAGTGCTGGACCCCCAGGAGACGCCACAGGGGCAGAATAAAGGGACCCTGAGCTGGCAGGGGTAGCTGGGGGCTTCATCCCTGGACAGAACAGCCCCAGCAAGACCACTGACGGCCTCTGCTGGGGGCAGCCCCGTTCCTCACCCGCGCGGGTCTTCTCCTCAAACACTTCTACTGGCAGTGTCCGGCGCCCCAGGAGTCGCTGCTTCAGGTTGAAGCGGTGCCAATCGAGATGGTAGTGCTCAGTCTGTGGAGGAAAGAGGTATGAGCTGGCAGGGTCTTGGTGGTCCATGGAAACCCCCGCCACCAAAGGCCCTGAGGTGACAGACCCTGAGGGCGAAAACCGATGCTGGGACCCTGCAGTG
The window above is part of the Gymnogyps californianus isolate 813 chromosome 7, ASM1813914v2, whole genome shotgun sequence genome. Proteins encoded here:
- the ANKZF1 gene encoding LOW QUALITY PROTEIN: ankyrin repeat and zinc finger domain-containing protein 1 (The sequence of the model RefSeq protein was modified relative to this genomic sequence to represent the inferred CDS: inserted 1 base in 1 codon), whose product is MAAPESRSVFEAAKDPVLLRGLTLVTGVAADTWAAEPAPVSHEKPAATSSEEKAHGVPEVPERMCCSTCGQVFSSREEQTEHYHLDWHRFNLKQRLLGRRTLPVEVFEEKTRAGDVSSISGSDSESSDASSESELLPSASDSPGTPQXPRSHKVLLRNAKGQLISIYRCVLGTGKGGSEEPAELMASLQSLGASTCWVVLMMGGGHFAGAVFRGPQVQEHKTFHRYTVRARRGTAQGLRDAQTPGSAPRSAGASLRRYNEAALLKDIQDLLAAWAQHLKEAQRIFLRAPRHNRALLFGGRNPPLTRGDPRICHIPLSTRRATLREVLRVHAMLASLQVYGKDTPLEDITGSPRKGWQKRQRKAEMDPPQEDTTPVLSPASAPEEEEEEEEESPAGELETVEVTLGTLDLREFEVMPKRNCKRRKKRDKKVEKGPRAEETGCHGTQGGQPGVELVTELQGEAGAEPLPWGDGGDPQTQLRDALFTACKTGDVGTLRHLLRVPESGGLPGDSEDGEGAQPLDMPRSLLNQPVDERGCTLLHVAARAGKAAAVCLLLEAGADPALRDGQDRTPYCVSADKPTRNAFRKFMVDHPDKYDYSRAKVPGPLTQEMEAKKLEKKRAQKAQRKQREQAQREERQRWEQEQGEKQRFAALSDREKRALAAERRLAAQLQDAGTTLANISRCWHCGESLLGRIPFHYLDFSFCSTACLQTHRRARASHT